The genomic DNA ATCTACAGCTGCAACATCGACGGGTTCGTGTACCGGCTGAAGGAGGGCTCCTGGACCTGGAAGGACTCCGTCCGCTACACCTCCGCCTGCAACACCATCGGCGGCACCTCCGGCTCCCCGGTCATCGACACCAGCACCGGCCAGGTCGTCGCCGTCAACAACACGGGCAACGAGGACGGCGAGAGCTGCACCGTCAACAACCCGTGCGAGGTCAGCGAGACCGGCGCGGTGACCGTCCGCGAGGGCATCAACTACGCCGAGGAGACCTACAACATCCCGGCCTGCTTCACCTCGGCCAACGTGCTCGCCCTCAGCAACACCGCCTGCACACTGCCCAAGCCGTAGCGCTCCGCCGGGTGCGCCGTCTTCGTCTGCGGGTCCGTCGTGGCTGGTCGCGCCCACGCGGCGGAGCCGCAGATGTCACAGCCCCGCGCCCCTGAGAAACGCACGGCGTTATGTAGTGCGGCGTACGGATCTCCCCGCCAGTTGGTCCGTTCGACGGCCGTCCTCGATCACGAAACGGCCGTCGATCAGGACGTGGGGAATCCCGGTCGGGAGCTTGCGCGGCTCCTCGAACGTCGAACCCGCCGCCACCGTCTCGGGGTCGAAGAGGACCAGGTCCGCCTTGTAGCCCTCCTTGACCAGGCCCCGGTCCGGCAGGCGCAGCCGCGCCGCCGGGCGGGACGTGAGGTGAGCCACGCACTCCTCCAGCGGCAGGATCCCCAACTCCCGTACGTAGTGGCCGAGATAGCGCGGGAACGTGCCGTACGCCCGCGGATGCGGCTTCGCGCCCTGGAGGATGCCGTCCGAGCCGCCCGTGTGGACGCGGTGCCGCATGATCTGCCGGACGTTCTCCTCGTGGCCCACGTGCTGGAGGATCGACGGGGCGAGCCGGTCGGCCAGGAGGAGATGGCGGGCCGTGGTCCAACTGTCGACGCGGCGGCCCACATACTCCGCCAGCGCGGGATCCGTGACCCCCGAGATCTCGATCGTGTCCCACTCCATCGGCACCCCGTGGCAGCCGTCCGAGCCGACCACCTCCAGGTGATGGCGGATGCGGTCGGCGGTCCCGTCGTCCGCCAGCCGCCTCAGGATCGCCTCCGGGCCGCCCTCGCTCGCCCAACTCGGCAGCATCGCCACGAGAGTTGTGCAGCCGGGGGTGTACGGGTAGGTGTCCAGGCTGATGTCCGCGCCGGTCGCCAGCGCCTCGTCCAGGAGGGTCAGCAGCTCCGGTGCCCGGCCCTCGTTCACGCCGAAGTTCATGGTGGCGTGGGCCAGATGCAGGGAGCAGCCGGCCTCCCTCGACAGGTCCACCATTTCCGCGTAGGCCTCCAGCGCGCCCGCGCCGTACGAGCGGTGGTGCGGGCAGTAGTAGCCGTCGTACGACGCCACCACCCGGCAGAGTTCGGTGAGTTCGGCGTCCTTGGCGTACATGCCGGGCGTGTAGGTGAGCCCGGACGACATGCCGACCGCGCCCTGTTCCATGCCCTCGGCGACCAACCGCCGCATCCGGTCCAGCTCTTGGGGTGTCGCCTCCCGGTCCTCCCAGCCGACCGCGAGCATGCGGACCGTGCCCTGCGGGATCAAGTAGGCCGCGTTGACCGCGACGCCCTGATCCAGTCGGTCCAGGTACTCGCCCACCGACCGCCAGTCGAAGTCGATGTCGTCGCCGTAGCCGTTCCACCCGGTGATCGCCCGGCGCACCTCCGCGAGCGTGCGGTCGTCGACGGGGGCGTACGACAGCCCGTCCTGGCCGACGACTTCGAGGGTGACCCCCTGTGCGGCCTTGGCGCTGTGGTCCGGGTCGCGGAGCAGGGCGAGGTCGCTGTGGGCGTGCATGTCGATGAAGCCGGGGGAGAGGACCAGCCCCTCCGCGTCCAACTCCCGCCGCGCCTTCGGGCGTTGACAGCCCGCCGCCGCAGCCTCCTGCACGATCGAGACGATCCTGCCGCCGTCGATCACGACATCGGCGCGGTAGGAGGGTGCGCCGGAGCCGTCCACGACGTCCGCGTCCCGGATCACCAGCTCTTCCATGCGATGCCTCCCGAGGCTCTCTAGAAGAACGTACGGATGTAGTCGACGACCGTCCCGTCCGCCTCCGCCACCGGGATCAACTGCCACTTGTCGAAGGACGTGCAGGGGTGGGACAGGCCCAGGCCGACCCAGTCACCCACCTCCAGGTCCGCCTCGGCCGTCGTCCGCAGCCAGGCGTGCTGGTCGGACAGGCCGGTGACCTCGACGCCGGTCGCCGGGCGCTCGGTGCCGTCCCGGCGGACGACCTGGGCGAAGGGGAGGTCGAGGTCGTAGGCCGCGTCCCGCTTGCCCGCGTTGGCGAAGGCCTGCTCGGGGGAGGGGCGGGAGACGATCTGCGCCCAGAGCCGGAACGCGGGCTCCAGGGCGCCCTCTTCGGGGATGCGGGTGAAGGGGGTGATCTCGCGGTAGTGGCCGTCGTCGTGCGAGACGTAGGCGCCCGAGCGCAGCAACTTCAGTGCCGGGAGCGAGAGTTCGGGCAGTTCGGCGAAGACGTCGGCCACCGCGTCGAACCACGCGCTGCCACCCGCGCTGACCACGATCTCGTCAACCCCCCGAAAACGCCCGCCCTTGTCGAACTCCACGGCCAGCGAGACCAGTCGCCGCAGCCACGCGTGCACCCGCTCCGGATCCGCCTGCGGTACCTCCCCTTCGTACCCGGCGACCCCGACCAGCCGCAGTGTCCCTACGGCGGCCACCGCGTCCGCGACCGCCGCGCACTCCGCCTCCGTGCGCACGCCGGTGCGGGCGCCCTCGCCGGCGGCCAGCTCCACGACGACGTCCAGCGGGCGGGCGGCGCCGCGCAGAGCCGCGTCCATCAGCTCGACCCCGCGCACGGAGTCGACGTAGCAGATGAAACGGAAGGCGGGGTCGGTGTCGAGCTGGGACGAGATCCATTTCAGGGCTGCCGGGTCGACGAGTTCGTTCGCGAGGAAGATCCGGTCGATCCCGAACTCCCTTGCCACGCGCACCTGGTGGGGGACCGCGAGGGTGATGCCCCAGGCGCCGTGGGCGAGTTGGCGGTGGAAGAGCTGGGGGGCCATGGAGGTCTTGCCGTGCGGGGCGAAGGCGAGGTGGTGGCGGGTCGCGTAGGTCTCCATGAGGCGGAGGTTGTGCTCCAGGCGCTCGGCGGAGAGGGCGAGGACGGGGGTGGTGAAGCCGCCGGTGAAGAGGTTGCGGCGCTGGGCCGCCAGCTCGGTGACGGTGCGGCCGTCCGCGTCCGGGGGGAGGCCCTTGAAACGGTGGTCGACGCGTTCCCCGGCGAGCCGGGCGAGCGCTTCGGTACCGGTGTCGCGGACCATGGGGCCTCCCTGAGCTGGAGTGTTGCAATCTCTGCAACCTTCATTGCGTATATCGCTTACCGCTGTCTAACATCTCGCCCAACACCGGGTCAACGGAGCCGCCGCCCCTGGTGCACCGGACGAGGAGCCATCACCATCGTGACCGCCGACGGACAGTCCACCGCCGCCCGTGACGTCGTGGACGTCGTAGCGCTGGGCGAGTCCATGGTCACGTTCCTACCCAGTCGTCCGGGCCGCCTCGCCGATGTGCCGTCCTTCGACCGCGCCATCGGCGGCGCGGAGTCGAATGTGGCGTGCGTCCTGGCTGCCGCCGGGCACACCGTCCGGTGGGTCAGCCGGGTGGGGGCGGACGGCTTCGGCGACCATCTCGTCGAGACCATCGGCGGGTACGGCGTGGACGTGTCCGCCGTGCGGCGTGACCAGGCACGGCCGACCGGCATCTACTTCCGCACCGCCGGGGACCGGGCCACCGACGCGCACGAGGTCGCGTACTACCGGGCCGGGTCCGCCGCCTCCGCGATGGCCGTGACCAACGTCGACCTGGCCGCCGTACGGGCCGGGCGGGTGCTGCATCTGTCCGGGATCACCCCGATGCTCTCCGACGACTGTCTCGCCCTGGTCCGTGAGCTGACCGCGCTCCGCGCCCGCCGCCCGCTGATCTCCTTCGACGTCAACCACCGCCCCGCGCTGGGGCGTTCGGCCGACGGACCGAGCGTGCTGCTGGAGCTGGCGCGCGGCGCGGACCTCGTCTTCGTCGGCGAGGACGAGGCCGCCGAGGTCTGGGGGCTCGTCGGGGCCGATGCCGTACGGGCCGCGTTCCCCGACCCCGAGACGCTCGTCGTCAAGCAGGGCGGACGCGGCGCCACCGCCTTCCACAGGGACTCCGTCACCTTCGTGCCCGCGCCGCACGTCGACGTCGTCGCCGAGGTCGGCGCCGGGGACGCCTTCGCCGCCGGGTTCCTCTCCGCGACCCTGCGGGGCCTTCCCGTACGGGACCGGCTCCGGCACGGGCACCTCACGGCCGCCGCCGCCCTCACCGTCCCCGGCGACCTCGCCTCCCCGCCGGTCCGTGACCACGCCGACCGGCTGGTCGCCCTGGACGAGCAGGCGTGGGGGAGACTTCGACTCGGCCCCGGCTGGACCGACGCCGCCGACTGGGCCGACGAGGAGGTATGTACGCCATGAGTCAGACCGTCGACCGCGCGCTCAGTATCCTGCCGCTGCTCGCCGAGGGCCCCGCCGACCTCGGCCAGGTCGCCGAGCGCCTCGACGTCCACAAGTCGACGGCCCTGCGCCTCCTGCGCACCCTGCACGAACACGGCCTGGTCTACCGCCAGTCCGACCAGCGCTACCGCCTCGGCGCCCGCCTCATCGCCCTCGCCCAGGAGGCGATGGAGAACCTCGACATCCGCGAGATCGCCCACCCCCATCTCGTCCGGCTGAACGAGCAGTGCGGTCACACCGTCCACCTCGCGGTGTACGAGGAGAACGAGGTCCTCTACATCGACAAGGTGGAGAGCCGCTACCCGGTGCGCATGTACTCGCGGATCGGCAAGCCCGTCGCCATCACGGTCGCGGGCGTGGCGAAGCTGCTCCTCGCCGACCTCCCGGAAACCGAGCGGCGGGTCCTCTCCGACAAGCTCGACTACCCCATGTACACCGCCCGCTCCACCCCCAACGCCCCCGCTTTCCTGCGGGAGTTGGAGAAGGTGCGGGAACAGGGGTGGGCCACCGACCTCGGCGGCCACGAAGAGTCCATCAACTGCGTCGCCGCGCCGATCCGGGGCGCCGACGGACGCGTGGCCGCCGCGATGTCGGTCTCCGCGCCCAACGTCGTCGTCACCGCCGACGAACTCCTCACCCTGCTTCCCCTGGTCCGTCGCACGGCGGACGCCATCAGTGGTGAGTACTCCGGCAGAACAACAACCAGGGATACCGAATGACCGACAAGACCGCGCTCACGCCCAAGACCCACACCACCCCGCCCGCCAAGTTCTCGCACGGCGTCCGCAAGGGGAACATCCTCCAGGTCGCCGGCCAGGTCGGCTTCCTCCCCGCCGAGGACGGCAAGCCGCCCACGCCGGCCGGCCCGACCCTGCGCGAGCAGACCCTCCAGACCCTCGCCAACGTCCAGGCGATCCTGGAGGAGGGCGGCGCGAGCTGGGAGGACGCGATGATGATCCGCGTCTATCTGACGGACGTGGACCACTTCGCCGAGATGAACGCGATCTACAACGAGTACTTCGAGGAGCAGGAACTGACGGCTCCTCCCGCCGCGCGCACGACGGTCTACGTCGGCCTGCCGGCCGGCCTGCTCATCGAGATCGACGCGCTGGCCGTGCTGAGCTAGTACCGAGCCGGCACCACTCCAACTCCCGCACACCGTACGACGGTTCGGCGCCCTTCGGGGTGCCGCGCCGCGATCCCCGCTGCCCCGAAAGCCCCATGCTCTTACGACCCAGAGGACCCCCACATGTCCCTACCGCTCGCCGCCACCGCCCCCGCGACCCCGCCCCACACCGGAGGGTTGCTCCTCCTACTCGACGGCACAGCAGGCCTGTTGACGGTCGCCGCCCTCGGGATCGCACTGCTCCTCTTCCTGATCATCAAGGTCAGACTCCAGCCCTTCGTGGCCCTCCTCGCCGTCTCCATAACCGTCGGCCTGCTCGCCGGTCTGTCGGTCACCGAACTCTTCGGCACGGTCCAGCGCTCGGACGCCGTCTCCACCATCGAGTCCGGCATGGGCGGCATCCTCGGCCATGTCGCGATCATCATCGGCCTCGGCACGATGCTCGGCGCGATCCTCGAAGTCAGCGGCGGCGCAGAGGTGTTGGCGTCGAGGCTGCTGAATCTCTTCGGTGAGAAGAGGGCCCCGCTCGCCATGGGCCTCACCGGCCTGATCTTCGGCATCCCGGTCTTCTTCGACGTCGGCATCTTCGTCCTCGCGCCGATCGTGTACGCCGCCGCCAAGCGCGGCGGCAAGTCGATCCTGCTCTACTGCCTGCCGCTGCTCGCGGGCCTGTCGATGACCCACGCGTTCCTGCCGCCGCACCCCGGCCCGGTGGCGGCGGCGGGTCTCCTCCACGTCCAGCTCGGCTGGGTCATCCTCATGGGCATCGTCTGCGGCATCCCCGCCGTGCTCGCCGCGTGGGCCTACGCGGCCTGGATCGGCAAGCGGATCTTCGTGGCCGTACCGCAGGACATGGTCGAGGCGGCGGCCGAGGCGAAGCAGGCGGTCATCGACGAACAGCGGGCGTCCGGCGTCGAACCGCAGGAGAAGCCGGTGGCGCTGGGCACGGTCCTCGCGATCATCGGCACGCCCCTCGTCCTGATCCTCGCGGCCACCTTCTCGTCGATCGCCTTCGACCCGTCCACCGGCCGCTCGGTGGTGGAGTTCTTCGGCAGCCCCTTCGTCGCCCTGACCATCGCGCTCCTCCTCGCGTACTACCTCCTGGGTCTACGTCGGGGCTGGTCCCGCAAGTCCCTGGAGACCGTCTCCACCGCGTCCCTCAAGCCGGTCGGCAACATCATCCTGGTCGTCGGCGCGGGCGGGGTCTTCGGCGCCGTCCTCAAGGCGAGCGGCGTCGCCCAGGCCCTCTCGGACACCTTCCACGACGTAGGCCTCCCGGTGCTCGTGCTGTCGTACCTGATCTCGCTGGTACTGCGGGTCGCGCAGGGCTCGGCGACGGTCGCCATCGTGACCACGGCGGGCATCGTGGCCCCCCTCCTCGCCGAGGGCGACCACTCGCAGGCCTTCGTCGCGCTCGTCATCATGGCGATCTCGGCGGGCTCGATCTTCGCCTCGCACGTCAACGACGGGGGCTTCTGGATGGTGGCCAAGTACTTCGGGATCACCGAGCGGGACACCCTGAAGACGTGGACCGTGCTGGAGTCGGTGTTGTCCGTCGCGGGGTTCGCGGTGGCGGCCGTATTGAGCGTCTTCGTGTAGAAGTTCGCCCGGGACGCCGTGTAGGCGTCTGATAACGAAGTAGGGGCTGGCTGTGCCTGACACAGGATCGTCGACCATACTTCGCGCTGTGGAGCAGCGCATAGGTTCGAGCAGCCAGCCCCTGGAGGGCGCCGGATTCGACCCGGCCTTCGTCCCCGGGCTCACCGCACCCGCCGGGTCCTCCGACGCACCGGAGGATCCGAAGTCGCGGGACGCGGAGCCCGAGGACGCGAAGGCCGAGGCGACGGAGCCGGAGGAGTCGTCGTCGGTCGAGAAGGCCGAGGTCGAGAAGGCCGAGGTCGACGAGGCCGTTGCCGAGGACGGTGATGCCGACGCCGATGAAGCCGACGAGGAGTCGTCGGAGGGTGGTCCCGTCTTCGAGGCGTCCGACCGTCGCGCGGAGATCGTCGCGGACGCGAAGGGCGTACGACTGCGCCTGGACGACCAGAACTGCGAGTTCCGCTGGGACGAGATCGGCGCCGTCGAGACCGAGACCCCGCGCTTCGGCAAGCGGTTCACCATCACGGTGCACACTCCTGACCGCCGCTGGTACCCGATCGAGATCGAGGCGGCGGCCAGGAGCCGGTTCGCCGAGTGGGAGACGCAGCTCGACGCGGTTCTCGACGCGTACTTCGACGACGGCGACGAGGACGAGGACGACGAGTCCGCCGAGGTGGACGAAGCCGCGCTCGCCGAGGCGGAGGCCGAGGTCCGCAAGGACTAGCCGGCTAGTCGGCTAGGCGCAGTACTGGGCCGCTTTGCCGATGGACCGGTACATGCAGTCCGCGTTCTCCAGCAGTTGGAACACCGCGTCCCGGTTCCGGGAGGTCTCCCGCTCGATGACCTCGTCGGGCGGGTAGAACCCACCCCCGGAACTGGACGTCGGATACATCTCGAAGGTGTAGTCGAAGATCTTCTGACTGCCCCAGAGGTAGTCGTCGATCGAACCGTCCGTGATGTACAGGTCGCTGGACTGCTCGGCCGTGTAGCCGTTGCTCGCGCCCATCTTCTGGCCGACGGCCTTGAACGCGGCGGCGTCGTCAGCGGTCATCCCGGTCGCGGTGTCGGAGTACGTGTACCCGAACGGCCACAGCACCAGTTCGCTGTACGTGTGGAAGTCGATGCCCGCGGTGATCTGCTGCTTCCCGCCGACGACCCGGCTCCGCACGAAGTCCGCGACCACCTTCACCTCGGGCGCCGACTCGGCGGACGTGCCCCGGTAGGTCTCGGACGAGGTCGAGGTCGAAGAGCCGCCGCAGCAGCCCCACTTGTAGTTCCAGTTCCGGTTGAGGTCCGTACCGACGTAGCTGGAACCGGAGTTGGGCTGGCGGTTCTTGCGCCAGGACCGGTAGGCGCCGGTCGCGATGTCGTACTCGCCGCCGTCCGGGTTGAGATCGGGCACGATCCAGATCTCGCGGTTGTTCACGATGTTCGTGACGCGGGAGTCGGTGCCGTAGCCCGCGCCCAGCTCGCGCAGCAGGTACAGCGCCATCTCCACGGTCATGTGTTCGCGGGCGTGCTGGTGGAAGGTGAACAGGACCTCGGGTTCGCTCTCGTCGGTGGCCACGTTGTCGCTGACCTTGATGGCGACGATGTCCCGGCCCTGGTACGACTTGCCGATCACCTTCTTGCTCATGATGCCGGGGTAGGCGGCGAGCCGCTGGTCGATCTCCGCGTTCGCCTCGGCGTAGTTGTGGTACTTCGAGTCGGCTGTAGGGAAGTCGAGGATCCCTACGTCCGCGGCCGAGGAACGGTCCGGGGCGGAGCCCAACAGCGAGACGTCGTAGCCCTGTTGGCGCAGTTGTTTGATCTGGGCGGCGCGGCCGGAGACGACCACGGTCTCCTCGTCGGACTCGTCCACGGTGACGCCGGCGGCCGCGATGGCCGTACGCGTGACCGGGGTGTTGTGGTCGACGTGGATCTCGTACTGGCGGATGTCGTCCGCGGTCGGGGAAGTCTGCGGCGAGCTGTCGGCGGTGGCCTTGGCCGCCGTGGCCGTCTCCGTGACGGGGGCGGCGAGGGCGAGGGCCATCAGGACGGCGAGCGCGGCGGTGCGTCTGCCGCTTCGGGCGCCTGAGCCGCGTATGCGAAGTCGCATGAAATCTCCTTGCTGGAGTTGGGGGGTGTTTCAGTGCGACGTGCGTGAAGTACGGCGTGCGGGTGGGGTGTTCCCACAGGTGTTCCTACGGTTGTTCCCATGGGCGTTCCTGTGTGGCGCCTATGTTGATGTGTTGGCATGGTCAGGTCAAGGGCGTCCAAAGTCGGTGGCCGGATTACCGCCACGTGAAGGGGACCTGAGTACGTGTACTCAGGTCCCCGTGCGTCGCGGGTGGAACGGTGGGGGCATGAGCGGGAGCAGGACGGTGCGGGCGGTCAAGGGCGTGCTCGTGGCCGGGGCGGCGGCCGTGGTCTGCCGTACGGGCTGGGAGACGTTGCTCGCCCGGTCGGACCGGGTCGCCGCGGCGGATCCGGGTGTGATGGGCGCGGGGTGGATCGAGGCCGCGCTCGCCGCGGTCTGCGGGCTGCTCGCGATGCCCGTGGTGCTGTGGGCCGGGATGCGGCTACTCGGCGAGCGGGGGAACCATCTCCTGGTGGTGGCCGGGGTGACCGCCTGGTGGCTGATCGGCGGGCATGTCGTCGAGGACGCCGGTGTCGGCCCTGCGGCGACGGCCCTGTGGCTGGTTCTGTTCGCGCTGCTGTGCGGGGTGCTGTCCCTCGTCGAGATGCCGT from Streptomyces sp. NBC_01478 includes the following:
- a CDS encoding GntP family permease, which codes for MSLPLAATAPATPPHTGGLLLLLDGTAGLLTVAALGIALLLFLIIKVRLQPFVALLAVSITVGLLAGLSVTELFGTVQRSDAVSTIESGMGGILGHVAIIIGLGTMLGAILEVSGGAEVLASRLLNLFGEKRAPLAMGLTGLIFGIPVFFDVGIFVLAPIVYAAAKRGGKSILLYCLPLLAGLSMTHAFLPPHPGPVAAAGLLHVQLGWVILMGIVCGIPAVLAAWAYAAWIGKRIFVAVPQDMVEAAAEAKQAVIDEQRASGVEPQEKPVALGTVLAIIGTPLVLILAATFSSIAFDPSTGRSVVEFFGSPFVALTIALLLAYYLLGLRRGWSRKSLETVSTASLKPVGNIILVVGAGGVFGAVLKASGVAQALSDTFHDVGLPVLVLSYLISLVLRVAQGSATVAIVTTAGIVAPLLAEGDHSQAFVALVIMAISAGSIFASHVNDGGFWMVAKYFGITERDTLKTWTVLESVLSVAGFAVAAVLSVFV
- a CDS encoding RidA family protein: MTDKTALTPKTHTTPPAKFSHGVRKGNILQVAGQVGFLPAEDGKPPTPAGPTLREQTLQTLANVQAILEEGGASWEDAMMIRVYLTDVDHFAEMNAIYNEYFEEQELTAPPAARTTVYVGLPAGLLIEIDALAVLS
- a CDS encoding sugar kinase — translated: MTADGQSTAARDVVDVVALGESMVTFLPSRPGRLADVPSFDRAIGGAESNVACVLAAAGHTVRWVSRVGADGFGDHLVETIGGYGVDVSAVRRDQARPTGIYFRTAGDRATDAHEVAYYRAGSAASAMAVTNVDLAAVRAGRVLHLSGITPMLSDDCLALVRELTALRARRPLISFDVNHRPALGRSADGPSVLLELARGADLVFVGEDEAAEVWGLVGADAVRAAFPDPETLVVKQGGRGATAFHRDSVTFVPAPHVDVVAEVGAGDAFAAGFLSATLRGLPVRDRLRHGHLTAAAALTVPGDLASPPVRDHADRLVALDEQAWGRLRLGPGWTDAADWADEEVCTP
- a CDS encoding N-acyl-D-amino-acid deacylase family protein, whose product is MEELVIRDADVVDGSGAPSYRADVVIDGGRIVSIVQEAAAAGCQRPKARRELDAEGLVLSPGFIDMHAHSDLALLRDPDHSAKAAQGVTLEVVGQDGLSYAPVDDRTLAEVRRAITGWNGYGDDIDFDWRSVGEYLDRLDQGVAVNAAYLIPQGTVRMLAVGWEDREATPQELDRMRRLVAEGMEQGAVGMSSGLTYTPGMYAKDAELTELCRVVASYDGYYCPHHRSYGAGALEAYAEMVDLSREAGCSLHLAHATMNFGVNEGRAPELLTLLDEALATGADISLDTYPYTPGCTTLVAMLPSWASEGGPEAILRRLADDGTADRIRHHLEVVGSDGCHGVPMEWDTIEISGVTDPALAEYVGRRVDSWTTARHLLLADRLAPSILQHVGHEENVRQIMRHRVHTGGSDGILQGAKPHPRAYGTFPRYLGHYVRELGILPLEECVAHLTSRPAARLRLPDRGLVKEGYKADLVLFDPETVAAGSTFEEPRKLPTGIPHVLIDGRFVIEDGRRTDQLAGRSVRRTT
- a CDS encoding IclR family transcriptional regulator, whose amino-acid sequence is MSQTVDRALSILPLLAEGPADLGQVAERLDVHKSTALRLLRTLHEHGLVYRQSDQRYRLGARLIALAQEAMENLDIREIAHPHLVRLNEQCGHTVHLAVYEENEVLYIDKVESRYPVRMYSRIGKPVAITVAGVAKLLLADLPETERRVLSDKLDYPMYTARSTPNAPAFLRELEKVREQGWATDLGGHEESINCVAAPIRGADGRVAAAMSVSAPNVVVTADELLTLLPLVRRTADAISGEYSGRTTTRDTE
- a CDS encoding M14 family metallopeptidase produces the protein MRLRIRGSGARSGRRTAALAVLMALALAAPVTETATAAKATADSSPQTSPTADDIRQYEIHVDHNTPVTRTAIAAAGVTVDESDEETVVVSGRAAQIKQLRQQGYDVSLLGSAPDRSSAADVGILDFPTADSKYHNYAEANAEIDQRLAAYPGIMSKKVIGKSYQGRDIVAIKVSDNVATDESEPEVLFTFHQHAREHMTVEMALYLLRELGAGYGTDSRVTNIVNNREIWIVPDLNPDGGEYDIATGAYRSWRKNRQPNSGSSYVGTDLNRNWNYKWGCCGGSSTSTSSETYRGTSAESAPEVKVVADFVRSRVVGGKQQITAGIDFHTYSELVLWPFGYTYSDTATGMTADDAAAFKAVGQKMGASNGYTAEQSSDLYITDGSIDDYLWGSQKIFDYTFEMYPTSSSGGGFYPPDEVIERETSRNRDAVFQLLENADCMYRSIGKAAQYCA
- a CDS encoding amino acid deaminase gives rise to the protein MVRDTGTEALARLAGERVDHRFKGLPPDADGRTVTELAAQRRNLFTGGFTTPVLALSAERLEHNLRLMETYATRHHLAFAPHGKTSMAPQLFHRQLAHGAWGITLAVPHQVRVAREFGIDRIFLANELVDPAALKWISSQLDTDPAFRFICYVDSVRGVELMDAALRGAARPLDVVVELAAGEGARTGVRTEAECAAVADAVAAVGTLRLVGVAGYEGEVPQADPERVHAWLRRLVSLAVEFDKGGRFRGVDEIVVSAGGSAWFDAVADVFAELPELSLPALKLLRSGAYVSHDDGHYREITPFTRIPEEGALEPAFRLWAQIVSRPSPEQAFANAGKRDAAYDLDLPFAQVVRRDGTERPATGVEVTGLSDQHAWLRTTAEADLEVGDWVGLGLSHPCTSFDKWQLIPVAEADGTVVDYIRTFF